From the genome of Penaeus chinensis breed Huanghai No. 1 chromosome 8, ASM1920278v2, whole genome shotgun sequence, one region includes:
- the LOC125028174 gene encoding uncharacterized protein LOC125028174, with translation MCVKFFAVALGVVVLAMAGQGYEENETLVASREDKSLFNNFFSPLTVVRLSNELCTAPDGTSGTCVGRLECAKQGGTVSGVCGQGFGVCCVTKVPENGVIRANNTLILKETFDDGVDLTYTVAKVNDDICQYRIDVKELTLDAVGEAGDCFQDWFEVNQDTKFSKVCGKTIDVHYYFDVTAQYTIFTFHTSDAVSLDRRWEIYVSQYTCDMGAPQGCGQWYWGTSGTISMWNNIDPDNDKWYYVDNQEYAMCVRTEATYCSVTYVENQPYGFAPRCDDLFERPGTSNQQQTCGTTPPSTVITYTVPEGLQYFYVQFRDNTNAHLGDASNPYGVPIVQYTQNKCT, from the exons ATGTGTGTCAAGTTTTTCGCTGTGGCGTTGGGCGTAGTCGTGCTTGCTATGGCAGGGCAAGGCTACGAGGAAAATGAGACTCTCGTCGCCAGTCGTGAAGACAAGTCGTTATTTA ATAACTTCTTCTCTCCGCTGACGGTGGTGCGGCTGTCCAACGAACTGTGCACGGCGCCCGACGGCACCAGCGGCACCTGCGTGGGCAGACTGGAGTGCGCCAAGCAGGGAGGAACCGTGTCGGGCGTGTGCGGGCAGGGCTTCGGCGTCTGCTGCGTCA cGAAGGTACCCGAGAACGGAGTCATCAGAGCGAACAACACTCTCATTCTGAAGGAGACGTTCGATGACGGCGTCGATCTCACGTATACCGTTGCTAAGGTCAATGACGACATCTGCCAGTACAG GATTGACGTGAAGGAGCTAACGCTGGATGCGGTGGGCGAGGCAGGAGACTGTTTCCAGGACTGGTTTGAAGTCAACCAAGACACGAAGTTCAGCAAGGTCTGCGGCAAAACGATTGACGTGCACT ATTATTTCGACGTGACTGCTCAGTACACTATCTTCACCTTCCACACGTCCGACGCGGTTTCCTTGGACAGGAGATGGGAGATCTACGTGTCTCAGTACACGTGCGACATGGGGG CGCCCCAGGGTTGCGGTCAGTGGTACTGGGGAACAAGCGGCACGATCTCGATGTGGAACAACATTGATCCCGATAACGACAAATGGTACTACGTGGACAACCAAGAATATGCCATGTGCGTGCGGACCGAAGCAACGTACTGTAGT GTGACATACGTCGAGAATCAGCCATACGGTTTTGCACCGAGATGCGACGACCTGTTCGAACGACCCGGAACCTCGAACCAGCAACAGACCTGCGGTACGACTCCTCCCTCCACTGTG ATTACTTACACGGTGCCGGAAGGTCTGCAGTATTTCTACGTGCAGTTTAGGGACAACACCAACGCCCATTTGGGTGATGCTTCCAACCCCTACGGTGTCCCTATCGTCCAGTACACACAGAACAAGTGCACTTAA
- the LOC125027855 gene encoding ubiquitin-conjugating enzyme E2 T-like codes for MVASLVRNPSLVPTFGICFFGVDRISGHSLSPNVTSSMEGSKFGFRLFIVMPFALFIIRAETVPYTKYDWSVSDPPLSLVKNFAIFFPPPVYRGCKEWNRRELRMAQRLGRLKRECQQLRDSPPSGVSCWPEGDSLETFSAVIIGDDDTVYAGGVFKLELEVPERYPFHPPKVRFLTKIYHPNIDSAGRICLDILKLPPSGGWRPAHNLSSILTSIRLLMASPNPNDPLMTDIAEEYQFKKSQYEATAKEWTAKYAKSVEDTAKPSQEEPKSSEKRRNESDEENEETSKKAKK; via the exons tctctgagtcctaatgttacatcgtccATGGAAGGATCCAAGTTTGGATTCA GGTTGTTTATAGTCATGCCCTTTGCTTTGTTTATCATTAGAGCCGAGACGGTACCTTACACGAAATATGATTGGTCAGTTTCAGATCCTCCTCTCTCATTGGTTAAAAATTTCGCGATATTCTTCCCACCTCCCGTATACCGCGGATGTAAAGAGTGGAATCGAAGGG AACTGAGGATGGCACAGAGACTTGGCAGGCTGAAGCGTGAGTGCCAGCAGCTGCGTGATTCACCGCCCTCGGGAGTGTCATGTTGGCCTGAGGGTGATAGTCTTGAAACCTTTAGTGCAG ttattattggtgatgatgatactgtatATGCCGGAGGAGTTTTCAAATTAGAACTGGAAGTTCCAGAAAG ATACCCGTTTCATCCCCCAAAAGTCCGCTTCCTGACGAAGATATACCATCCGAACATTGACTCAGCTGGAAGAATCTGCCTTGATATCCTCAAGTTACCTCCCTCTGGTGGATGGAGACCTGCACACAACCTCTCCAGTATCTTGACCTCAATTCGCCTGCTTATGGCTTCTCCCAACCCGAATGATCCACTGATGACAGACATT GCAGAAGAATATCAGTTCAAGAAATCTCAATATGAAGCAACTGCCAAAGAATGGACTGCTAAATATGCTAAAAGTGTG GAGGACACAGCCAAGCCAAGTCAGGAGGAGCCCAAGTCATcagaaaaaagaaggaacgaatcagatgaggaaaatgaagaaacaagCAAAAAGGCAAAGAAATGA